One genomic window of Mesoplodon densirostris isolate mMesDen1 chromosome 14, mMesDen1 primary haplotype, whole genome shotgun sequence includes the following:
- the LOC132501550 gene encoding eIF5-mimic protein 2-like isoform X2, whose translation MLQEQNLITTDMQKHSLTFWWPVECWPQVFNKLIRCYKYLEKGFEDEVKKLLLFLKGFSESERNKLAMLTGVLLANGTLNASILNSLYNENLVKEGVSAAFAVKLFKSWINEKDINAVAPSLRKVSMDNRLMELFPANKQSVEHFTKYFTEAGLKELSQYVWNQQTIGARKELQKELQEQVSRGDPFKDIILYVKEEMKKNNIPELAVIRIVWSSVMSTVEWNKKEELVAEQAIKHLKQYSPLLAAFTTQGQSELTLLLKIQEYCYDNIHFMKAFQKIVVLFYKAEVLSEEPILKWYKDAHVAKGKSVFLEQMKKFVEWLKNAEEESESEAEEGDEFETTPSVKQTGVVDKMSCLMCPGSYIFLPPYIKHDIRAFMANFI comes from the exons ATGCTTCAGGAGCAAAACTTGATTACCACCGATATGCAGaaacattctttgacattctGGTGGCCGGTGGAATGCTGGCCCCAG GTTTTTAACAAGTTAATCAGGTGCTACAAATACCTGGAGAAAGGTTTTGAAGATGAAGTTAAAAAGCTGCTGCTGTTCTTAAAGGGTTTTTCAGAGTCGGAGAGGAACAAGCTGGCTATGTTGACTGGTGTTCTTCTGGCTAATGGAACACTTAATGCATCCATTCTTAATAGCCTTTATAATGAGAATTTGGTTAAAGAAGGGGTTTCAGCAGCTTTTGCTGTAAAGCTCTTTAAATCAtggataaatgaaaaagatatcaATGCAGTAGCTCCAAGTCTTCGGAAAGTGAGCATGGATAACAGACTGATGGAACTTTTTCCTGCCAATAAACAAAGCGTTGAACACTTCACAAAGTATTTTACTGAGGCAGGCTTGAAAGAGCTTTCACAGTATGTTTGGAATCAGCAAACCATAGGAGCTCGTAAGGAACTCCAGAAAGAACTTCAAGAACAGGTGTCCCGTGGTGATCCATTTAAGGATATAATTTTGTATGTCAAGGAGGAGATGAAAAAAAACAACATCCCAGAATTAGCTGTCATCAGAATAGTATGGTCCAGTGTAATGAGCACCGTGGAATGGAACAAAAAAGAGGAGCTTGTAGCAGAGCAAGCCATCAAGCACTTGAAGCAATACAGCCCTCTACTTGCTGCCTTTACAACTCAAGGTCAGTCTGAGCTGACTCTGTTACTGAAGATTCAGGAGTACTGCTATGACAACATTCATTTCATGAAAGCCTTCCAGAAAATAGTGGTGCTTTTTTATAAAGCTGAAGTTCTGAGTGAAGAACCCATTCTCAAGTGGTATAAAGATGCACATGTTGCCAAGGGGAAAAGTGTCTTCCTTGAGCAAATGAAAAAGTTTGTAGAGTGGCTCAAAAATGCTGAAGAAGAATCTGAGTCTGAAGCTGAAGAAGGTGACGAATTTGAAACTACACCCTCAGTAAAGCAAACAGGAGTTGTAGATAAAATGTCATGTCTCATGTGTCCTGGTTCTTACATCTTCCTACCTCCCTATATCAAGCATGATATAAGGGCTTTCATGGCAAATTTTATTTGA
- the LOC132501550 gene encoding eIF5-mimic protein 2-like isoform X1: MNNQKQQKATLSGQRFKARKRGHPWWRSDEKERFDPTQFQNCIIQGLTETGTDLEAVAKFLDASGAKLDYHRYAETFFDILVAGGMLAPGGTLADDMMRTDVSVFAPQEDLETMQAFAQVFNKLIRCYKYLEKGFEDEVKKLLLFLKGFSESERNKLAMLTGVLLANGTLNASILNSLYNENLVKEGVSAAFAVKLFKSWINEKDINAVAPSLRKVSMDNRLMELFPANKQSVEHFTKYFTEAGLKELSQYVWNQQTIGARKELQKELQEQVSRGDPFKDIILYVKEEMKKNNIPELAVIRIVWSSVMSTVEWNKKEELVAEQAIKHLKQYSPLLAAFTTQGQSELTLLLKIQEYCYDNIHFMKAFQKIVVLFYKAEVLSEEPILKWYKDAHVAKGKSVFLEQMKKFVEWLKNAEEESESEAEEGDEFETTPSVKQTGVVDKMSCLMCPGSYIFLPPYIKHDIRAFMANFI; the protein is encoded by the exons ATGAATAATCAAAAGCAGCAAAAGGCAACGCTATCAGGCCAGCGTTTTAAAGCCAGAAAAagagggcatccctggtggcgcagtg atgaaaaagagagGTTTGACCCTACTCAGTTTCAAAACTGCATTATTCAAGGCTTAACTGAAACTGGTACTGATTTGGAGGCAGTAGCAAAGTTTCTTGATGCTTCAGGAGCAAAACTTGATTACCACCGATATGCAGaaacattctttgacattctGGTGGCCGGTGGAATGCTGGCCCCAGGTGGTACactggcagatgacatgatgcgtACAGATGTCAGTGTGTTCGCACCACAAGAAGACCTAGAGACCATGCAAGCATTTGCTCAGGTTTTTAACAAGTTAATCAGGTGCTACAAATACCTGGAGAAAGGTTTTGAAGATGAAGTTAAAAAGCTGCTGCTGTTCTTAAAGGGTTTTTCAGAGTCGGAGAGGAACAAGCTGGCTATGTTGACTGGTGTTCTTCTGGCTAATGGAACACTTAATGCATCCATTCTTAATAGCCTTTATAATGAGAATTTGGTTAAAGAAGGGGTTTCAGCAGCTTTTGCTGTAAAGCTCTTTAAATCAtggataaatgaaaaagatatcaATGCAGTAGCTCCAAGTCTTCGGAAAGTGAGCATGGATAACAGACTGATGGAACTTTTTCCTGCCAATAAACAAAGCGTTGAACACTTCACAAAGTATTTTACTGAGGCAGGCTTGAAAGAGCTTTCACAGTATGTTTGGAATCAGCAAACCATAGGAGCTCGTAAGGAACTCCAGAAAGAACTTCAAGAACAGGTGTCCCGTGGTGATCCATTTAAGGATATAATTTTGTATGTCAAGGAGGAGATGAAAAAAAACAACATCCCAGAATTAGCTGTCATCAGAATAGTATGGTCCAGTGTAATGAGCACCGTGGAATGGAACAAAAAAGAGGAGCTTGTAGCAGAGCAAGCCATCAAGCACTTGAAGCAATACAGCCCTCTACTTGCTGCCTTTACAACTCAAGGTCAGTCTGAGCTGACTCTGTTACTGAAGATTCAGGAGTACTGCTATGACAACATTCATTTCATGAAAGCCTTCCAGAAAATAGTGGTGCTTTTTTATAAAGCTGAAGTTCTGAGTGAAGAACCCATTCTCAAGTGGTATAAAGATGCACATGTTGCCAAGGGGAAAAGTGTCTTCCTTGAGCAAATGAAAAAGTTTGTAGAGTGGCTCAAAAATGCTGAAGAAGAATCTGAGTCTGAAGCTGAAGAAGGTGACGAATTTGAAACTACACCCTCAGTAAAGCAAACAGGAGTTGTAGATAAAATGTCATGTCTCATGTGTCCTGGTTCTTACATCTTCCTACCTCCCTATATCAAGCATGATATAAGGGCTTTCATGGCAAATTTTATTTGA